The Osmerus eperlanus chromosome 25, fOsmEpe2.1, whole genome shotgun sequence genome contains a region encoding:
- the grk5l gene encoding G protein-coupled receptor kinase 5, giving the protein MELENIVANTVLLKAREGGGGKRKGRSKKWKEILRFPHISQCVQLGHSIERDYVSLCQKQPIGSLLFRLYCETRPELLRCIHLLDALEDYEMTPDEKLRTRGEQILSTFLSKDSSECVEAAVVFAEQCRENLELSPCKEIFSGCCKALHEYLSGAAFSDYQNSMHFDRFLQWKMLEKLPITKDTFRQYRVLGKGGFGEVCACQVRATGKMYACKKLEKKRIKKRKGESMALNEKQILERVNSRFVVSLAYAYETKDALCLVLTIMNGGDLKFHIYNMGTPGFEKDRVQFYAAQICCGLHHLHREAIVYRDLKPENILLDDNGHIRISDLGLAIKVPDSDLIRGRVGTVGYMAPEVINNERYGMSPDWWGLGCLIYEMTAGRSPFRARKERVKREEVEKRVQEEEEEYSDKFTEDTKAVCRMLLTKDPKQRLGCQAEGVAGVQAHPFFKNINFKRLEAGILNPSFVPDPRAVYCKDVLDIEQFSTVKGVNLDQTDNDFYSKFSTGCVSIPWQNEMIETECFSDLNLFGPLGSRPPDLDWSLPPEPPRRSLLDRIFRRHHPEVSIANSRVQSSSVNSVDSMSHSAP; this is encoded by the exons gtggaggagggaagaggaaggggaggagtaagAAATGGAAGGAGATTCTTCGCTTCCCTCACATAAGCCAGTGTGTTCAGCTGGGGCACAGTATCG AGAGGGACTATGTCAGTCTGTGTCAGAAGCAGCCCATTGGTAGTCTGCTGTTTCGCCTCTACTGTGAGACCAGACCTGAACTGCTGCGGTGTATCCATCTGCTGGACGCTTTg GAGGACTATGAGATGACCCCGGATGAGAAActgaggaccaggggagagCAGATCCTCAGTACGTTCCTCTCTAAAGAC tcttcggagtgtgttgaggcagcagtggTTTTCGCTGAGCAGTGCAGAGAGAACCTGGAGCTAAGCCCCTGTAAGGAGATCTTCAGTGGCTGCTGCAA ggcCCTCCATGAGTATCTGAGTGGAGCTGCGTTCTCCGACTACCAGAACAGCATGCACTTTGACCGCTTTCTGCAGTGGAAGATGCTGGAAAA actACCGATCACTAAAGACACCTTCAGACAGTACCGAGTGCTGGGAAAGGGAGGTTTCGGAGAG gtgtgtgcgtgtcaggtgAGAGCCACAGGGAAGATGTACGCCTGTAAGAAGCTGGAGAAGAAAAGGAtcaagaagaggaaaggagagtccATGGCCCTCAACGAGAAGCAGATCCTGGAGAGGGTCAACAGTCGCTTTGTT GTCAGTTTAGCCTACGCATATGAGACCAAAGATGCTCTGTGTCTGGTCCTGACCATCATGAACGGAGGAGATCTGAAGTTCCACATCTACAACATGGGCACTCCTGGCTTTGAGAAGGACCGAGTCCAGTTCTATGCTGCCCAGATCTGCTGTGGCCTCCACCACCTGCACAGAGAGGCCATcgtctacag GGATTTAAAACCAGAGAATATTCTGTTAGATGATAACG GACACATCCGTATCTCGGACTTGGGCCTGGCTATCAAAGTGCCTGACAGTGACCTGATTAGAGGCCGTGTGGGAACGGTGGGGTACATGG ctcccGAGGTGATCAATAACGAGCGCTATGGGATGAGCCCTGACTGGTGGGGCCTGGGCTGTCTGATCTACGAGATGACCGCGGGACGATCGCCCTTCCGCGCTCGCAAGGAGCgcgtgaagagggaggaggtggagaagagggtgcaggaggaagaggaggagtacaGCGACAAATTCACGGAGGACACCAAGGCCGTCTGTAGGATG ttgCTGACCAAAGACCCTAAGCAGCGTCTGGGCTGTCAGGCGGAGGGTGTGGCAGGGGTACAGGCCCATCCCTTCTTCAAGAACATCAACTTcaagaggctggaggctggaatcCTGAACCCCTCCTTTGTCCCTGAC CCTCGGGCAGTGTACTGTAAGGATGTGTTGGACATTGAGCAGTTCTCCACGGTGAAGGGTGTCAATCTGGACCAAACGGACAACGACTTCTACTCCAAATTTTCTACAGGCTGTGTGTCTATCCCCTGGCAGAATGAG ATGATAGAGACAGAGTGTTTCAGTGATTTGAACCTGTTTGGGCCCCTGGGCTCCCGGCCCCCAGACCTGGACTGGTCGctgcccccagagcccccccggCGCAGTCTGCTGGACCGGATCTTCAGGAGAcac cACCCAGAGGTATCCATTGCCAACAGCCGGGTGCAGTCTTCCAGCGTAAACTCAGTGGACTCCATgtcccactctgccccctag
- the ogfod2 gene encoding 2-oxoglutarate and iron-dependent oxygenase domain-containing protein 2 produces MQNEDPKPTFYTCSCFNTDNIFLEDYKLHVRFVSECQFRSKYQAVLRTLGCSTDAQFDDVLHKIALEVERRRSLGLKSADRASAIRNIYTPLHKHVYLLQENNLAPEFRQIVDYCWSQDASEDGLLALIQTETAQRVYRFPVFKKSFCEELIEELEHFEVSSAPKSRPNTMNHYGILLNELGLDEGFITVLREHYLQPITSLLYRDCGGRRLDSHKAFVVKYDMHEDLDLSYHYDNAEVTLNVSLGKEFTEGNLYFGDMRQVPLNETECTEVQHRVGEGVLHRGQHMHGALPISSGQRWNLILWLRASQERNRLCPMCSRKPTLGEAEGFGDGFTKDPPLNTSCVLT; encoded by the exons ATGCAGAACGAGGACCCTAAACCAACATTTTACACTTGTAGTTGCTTCAACACAGACAATATTTTCCTTGAGGACTACAAACTCCATGTCCGATTCGTTTCCGAGTGCCAGTTTAGATCGAAATATCAAGCA GTGCTGAGGACGCTTGGTTGTTCCACTGATGCACAGTTTGATGATGTCCTGCACAAG ATAGCTCTAGAAGTTGAAAGGCGCAGGAGCCTTGGTCTGAAGTCCGCTGACAGAGCTTCCGCCATACGGAACATCTACACACCTCTCCACAAACACGTTTACCTGCTGCAG GAAAACAATTTGGCACCAGAGTTTAGACAGATTGTAGACTATTGTTGGTCTCAGGACGCCAGTGAAGATGGACTTCTTGCCCTCATACAGACCGAGACAG CCCAAAGAGTCTACCGCTTTCCTGTGTTCAAGAAAAGCTTTTGTGAGGAACTGATAGAGGAGCTGGAGCACTTTGAAGTATCCTCAGCTCCTAAGAGCAGACCTAACACTATGAATCACTATGGG ATCCTACTAAACGAGCTGGGATTGGACGAAGGCTTCATTACCGTTCTGCGTGAACACTAcctgcagccaatcacatcTCTGCTGTACCGGGACTGTGGAGGACGACGGTTGGACAGCCACAAAGCGTTTGTGGTGAAGTACGACATGCATGAAGACCTGGACCTGAGTTATCATTATGACAACGCTGAGGTCACTCTCAATGTGTCGTTGGGGAAGGAGTTCACAGAGGGAAACCTCTACTTTGGGGACATGAGACAG gtgcCGCTGAACGAGACCGAATGCACGGAGGTGCAGCACAGAGTGGGCGAGGGGGTCCTACACAGGGGTCAGCACATGCACGGGGCCCTGCCCATCTCTTCCGGCCAGCGTTGGAACCTCATCCTCTGGCTAAGAGCCTCACAAGAACGCAACAGGCTCTGCCCCATGTGCAGCAGGAAACCCACTCTGGGGGAAGCAGAGGGCTTTGGAGACGGATTTACCAAGGACCCTCCACTGAATACATCCTGCGTCCTCACGTAA
- the slc4a5a gene encoding electrogenic sodium bicarbonate cotransporter 4, which produces MDPDRMGDRGVGVSHLRYEEEEDHQSIYIGVPVPRGYRRKRRRRRSTSSREAGDLDRRYEHHRHHEPDDDRYREVDMEEGLVDPHDINVHHDINRTMSPAAERLRYILGEEDDMPTPTLFTEMDTLQHEGDELEWKESARWVKFEEKVEEGGERWSKPHVSTLSLHSLFELRTCLQTGTVLLDLDGYSLPQIVDDIIERQIEEGMLSPDLREKISFVLLRKHRHQTKKPIHRSLADLGKSSSGPAPPARGPQPRGGPGAGASYNRSVEDLRVKQQSGSYGRLRHAQSRSMNDIADTPSTDQLKNKFMKKIPRDAEASNVLVGEVDFLDKPFVAFVRLAQATTLGGLTEVPVPTRFLFILLGPQGKAKSYNEIGRAIATLMVDDLFSDVAYKARDREDLIAGIDEFLDEVIVLPPGEWDPKIRIEPPKKVPSADKRKSVFSVNELGQMNGTAGGGGGLSEDEEMPAPHELGEELAFTGRFCGGLYLDIKRKLPWVLSDFCDGFHIQSISAVLFIYLGCITNAITFGGLLGDATDNYQGVMESFLGTALAGTVFCLFGGQPLIILSSTGPILIFEKLLFEFSKSNNIDYMELRLWIGIHSCLQCFLLVATDASYIIKYITRFTEEGFSSLISFIFISDAIKKMVGSFKYYPINTDFKPDYVTAYKCECLAPDPIPVPDNSSALFGLNVTALDWSQLSKKECVKYGGSLVGKTCKYVPDLALMSFILFFGTYSMTVSLKKFKFSRYFPTKLRKLISDFSIFMSIMTFVGLDMLIGLETPKLIVPTEFKPTRADRGWIVLPFGKNPWWVYVASAVPALLVTILIFMDQQISAVIVNRKDNKLKKGCGYHLDLFWVGVLMAACSFMGLPWYVAATVISIAHIDSLKMESESSAPGEQPQFLGVREQRLTGILVFILTGVSIFLAPILQYIPMPVLYGVFLYMGVASLSGIQFWDRIKLCMMPSKHQPDFPYLRHVPLRKVHLFTMVQIVCLAVLWVLKSTFLAIIFPIMILGLLLVRKMLDIMFSQHDLAWVDDVLPGKEKKKKKKDDNRKKPKDLKKSRVDDSDDEEKYHPYSNCSPSSESDLDRSITLHLKISCPSSPAMPMGRGMPCPVPQVKIQVESDYEDTDTEHRHREVSGETTL; this is translated from the exons tgTCCCCTGCAGCGGAACGGTTGCGCTAcatcctgggggaggaggatgacatGCCCACGCCCACACTCTTCACCGAGATGGACACACTGCAGCACGAAGGAGATGAGCTGGAGTGGAAGGAGTCCGCCAG GTGGGTGAAGtttgaggagaaggtggaggagggaggggagaggtggagcaaGCCCCACGtctccaccctgtccctccaCAGTCTGTTTGAGCTGAGGACCTGCCTGCAGACTGGCACCGTACTGCTCGACCTCGACGGTTACTCTCTGCCACAGATAGTCG atgacatcatcgaGCGTCAAATCGAAGAGGGCATGCTGTCTCCGGACCTGAGGGAGAAGATCAGCTTTGTGTTGCTCAGGAAGCACAGACACCAGACCAAGAAGCCAATCCACCGCTCCCTGGCCGACCTGGGCAAGTCCAGCTCCGGACCTGCCCCGC cagcgCGGGGCCCCCAGCCGAGAGGGGGCCCAGGTGCTGGGGCCAGCTACAACCGTTCTGTAGAGGACCTGCGTGTGAAGCAGCAGTCCGGCAGCTATGGTCGTCTGC GTCATGCCCAAAGTAGGAGTATGAATGACATTGCAGACACTCCCAGCACAGATCAG cTGAAGAATAAGTTCATGAAAAAGATCCCTAGAGATGCCGAGGCGTCCAACGtgctggtgggggaggtggaCTTCCTCGATAAACCGTTTGTGGCCTTCGTTCGCCTGGCCCAAGCTACAACTCTGGGGGGATTAACAGAGGTCCCTGTCCCCACCAG ATTCCTGTTTATCCTCCTGGGCCCCCAGGGGAAAGCCAAGTCCTATAACGAGATTGGCCGGGCCATAGCGACCCTGATGGTGGATGAT ctctTCAGTGATGTAGCGTACAaggccagagacagagaggacctcATCGCAGGTATCGACGAGTTCCTGGATGAGGTCATCGTCCTGCCTCCTGGAGAGTGGGATCCCAAAATCCGTATCGAGCCTCCGAAAAAAGTACCCTCGGCCGACAAAAG GAAGTCAGTGTTCTCCGTGAACGAGCTGGGCCAGATGAATGGTAcagctggagggggtggaggcctCAGTGAAGATGAGGAGATGCCAGCTCCACACGAGTTAGGAGAGGAGCTGGCCTTCACAGGGAG atTCTGTGGGGGTCTGTACCTGGACATTAAGAGAAAGCTGCCTTGGGTGCTCAGTGATTTCTGCGATGGCTTCCACATCCAGTCCATCTCAGCGGTGCTCTTCATCTATCTGGGATGCATCACTAACGCCATCACTTTCGGTGGGCTGCTTGGAGACGCCACTGACAACTACCAG gGTGTGATGGAGAGTTTCTTGGGGACAGCTCTGGCAGGGACAGTTTTCTGTCTGTTTGGGGGCCAACCTCTCATCATCCTCAGCTCCACAGGCCCCATCCTCATCTTTGAGAAACTCCTCTTCGAATTCAGCAA gagTAACAATATAGACTACATGGAGCTGAGGCTGTGGATCGGGATCCACTCCTGCCTCCAGTGTTTCCTGCTGGTAGCCACAGACGCCAGCTACATCATCAAGTACATCACCCGCTTCACCGAGGAGGGCTTCTCCAGCCTCATCTCCTTCATCTTCATCTCCGACGCCATCAAGAAGATGGTGGGCTCCTTCAAGTACTACCCTATCAACACCGACTTCAAACCCGACTACGTCACCGCTTACAAGTGCGAGTGTCTGGCCCCAGACCCCA TTCCAGTGCCAGATAACAGTTCTGCTCTCTTTGGG TTGAATGTAACAGCTCTGGACTGGAGCCAGCTGAGTAAGAAGGAGTGCGTGAAGTACGGAGGTTCTCTGGTGGGGAAGACCTGCAAGTACGTCCCAGACCTGGCCCTCATGTCCTTCATCCTCTTCTTTGGTACCTACTCCATGACCGTCTCCCTGAAGAAGTTCAAGTTCAGCCGCTACTTCCCCACCAAG CTGCGGAAGCTCATTAGTGACTTCTCCATCTTCATGTCCATTATGACCTTTGTGGGTCTGGACATGTTGATAGGACTCGAGACTCCCAAGCTTATCGTACCCACTGAGTTTAAG CCCACTCGTGCAGACCGCGGTTGGATAGTTCTGCCATTCGGGAAGAACCCCTGGTGGGTGTATGTGGCCAGCGCCGTCCCTGCTCTGCTCGTCACCATCCTCATCTTCATGGATCAGCAGATCAGCGCCGTCATCGTCAACCGCAAGGATAACAAACTGAAG AAGGGCTGTGGGTACCACCTGGACCTGTTCTGGGTGGGCGTCCTGATGGCCGCCTGCTCCTTCATGGGCCTGCCATGGTACGTGGCCGCCACCGTCATCTCCATCGCCCACATCGACTCTCTGAAGATGGAGAGTGAGTCCAGTGCCCCGGGGGAGCAGCCCCAGTTCCTGGGAGTTCG AGAACAAAGGCTGACAGGAATACTGGTCTTCATCCTCACTGGAGTCTCCATCTTCCTGGCTCCCATTCTGCAG TACATACCGATGCCAGTGCTCTACGGTGTCTTCCTTTACATGGGCGTGGCTTCTCTCAGCGGCATCCAG TTCTGGGATAGGATCAAGCTGTGCATGATGCCTTCAAAACACCAGCCAGACTTCCCCTATCTGCGCCACGTTCCTCTGAGGAAGGTTCACCTCTTCACCATGGTCCAgattgtctgtctggctgtgctCTGGGTTCTCAAGTCTACCTTTCTAGCCATCATCTTCCCTATCATG atcctTGGTCTGCTGTTGGTCCGTAAGATGCTGGACATAATGTTCTCTCAGCACGATCTGGCCTGGGTGGACGACGTGCTGCctgggaaggagaagaagaagaagaagaaggacgaTAACAGGAAGAAGCCCAAAGACCTGAAGAAGTCGCGAGTGGACGACAGCGACGACGAG GAGAAGTACCATCCTTACTCCAACTGTTCCCCCAGCTCCGAGTCTGACCTGGATCGCAG CATCACCCTGCATCTGAAGATCTCCTGCCCGTCATCCCCAGCCATGCCCATGGGCCGAGGGATGCCCTGCCCCGTGCCCCAGGTCAAGATCCAGGTGGAGTCGGACTACGAGGACACGGACACGGAGCATAGACACAGGGAAGTGAGCGGCGAGACCACGCTTTAG
- the star gene encoding steroidogenic acute regulatory protein, mitochondrial, with translation MLPATFKLCAGISYRHTRNMTGLRKNAMVAIQHELSRLAGPGPSPWINSVRRRSSLLGSRIEEERGYSDEEVCYMKQGEEALQKSISILNHEDGWTTEIIAANGDKVLSKVLPELGKVFKLEVLLDEPSDRLYGELVGNMEEMGQWNPNVKQVKILQKIGQDTMVTHEVSAETPGNVVGPRDFVSVRCAKRRGSTCFLAGMSTEHPGMPQQRGVVRAENGPTCIVMRPSAEDPNKTKFTWLLSIDLKGWIPKAIINKVLSQTQVDFANHLRQRMASNVTMEMAPAC, from the exons ATGTTACCTGCTACCTTCAAGCTGTGTGCTGGCATCTCCTACCGCCACACGAGGAACATGACAG GCCTGAGGAAGAATGCCATGGTTGCCATCCAGCATGAGCTCAGCAGGCTGGCAGGacccggccccagcccctggATCAACAGCGTCCGACGCAGGAGCTCTCTACTCG gctccCGTATCGAGGAGGAGCGGGGCTACAGCGACGAGGAGGTGTGCTACAtgaagcagggggaggaggcacTGCAGAAGTCCATCAGCATCCTGAACCATGAGGACGGCTGGACCACGGAGATCATCGCT gCTAACGGAGATAAGGTTCTGAGTAAGGTTCTGCCCGAGCTGGGGAAAGTCTTCAAGCTGGAGGTGCTTCTGGATGAGCCGTCTGACAGGCTATACGGGGAGCTGGTGGGGAACATGGAGGAGATGGGCCAGTGGAACCCTAATGTCAAGCAGGTCAAG ATCCTCCAGAAGATCGGTCAGGACACCATGGTGACCCATGAGGTTTCCGCAGAGACGCCAGGTAACGTTGTGGGCCCGCGGGACTTTGTGAGTGTCCGCTGTGCCAAACGACGCGGCTCCACCTGCTTCCTGGCAGGCATGTCCACCGAGCACCCCGGCATGCCCCAGCAGAGGGGCGTCGTCAG GGCAGAGAATGGGCCCACCTGTATAGTCATGAGGCCTAGTGCAGAGGACCCAAACAAGACCAAGTTCACCTGGTTGCTAAGTATAGACTTAAAG gggTGGATCCCAAAGGCCATCATAAACAAAGTTCTCTCCCAGACACAGGTGGACTTTGCCAACCACCTGAGACAGAGGATGGCAAGTAACGTTACCATGGAGATGGCACCTGCTTGCTGA